A DNA window from Pseudorasbora parva isolate DD20220531a chromosome 5, ASM2467924v1, whole genome shotgun sequence contains the following coding sequences:
- the LOC137074922 gene encoding gastrula zinc finger protein XlCGF57.1-like: MALIKQESEDIKIEEVFSIKHEDTEEQTDRMQLKEESQELEEVEVKNEYEKDHDFKTGEKSFRCSMLKKVSLRKRSLKTRRDFTCQQCGKCLTQKSNLEIHMRIHTGEKPFTCQQCGNSYCRKQNLEDHMRTHSGEKPFPCNQCGKSFSIKGNLQTHMRIHTGEKPFTCQQCGKSFSRKSSLKTHIRDHTGENSVTCQQCGDSFNRKSSLEVHMRTHNGEKPFTCHQCGNCFNQKGNFNVHMKLHSGEKPFICNQCGKSFSIKGNLQTHMRIHTGEKPFPCDQCGKSFRCKLTLKTHTRTHSREFVCHQCKRSFTDSKRLKNHVKKNHTGENPLVCLHCGMTCKNKGKLEVHMRDHTEKTLTCPQCDASFTYQRDLKQHLLTHSGKKLKSSKSARDLEKNSNFKNHQ, encoded by the exons ATGGCGTTGATTAAACAGGAGAGTGAAGACATAAAGATTGAAGAAGTGTTCAGCATAAAACATGAAGAtactgaggaacaaacag ACAGGATGCAGCTGAAAGAGGAGAGTCAAGAACTGGAGGAAGTTGAAGTGAAAAATGAGTATGAGAAAGATCATGATTTCAAAACTGGGGAAAAATCTTTTCGTTGCtcaatgttaaaaaaagtttcCTTACGAAAACGATCTCTGAAGACTAGAAGGGatttcacctgccaacagtgtggaaaatgTTTAACTCAAAAATCAAACCTTGAAattcacatgagaattcacactggagagaaaccgttcacctgccaacagtgtggaaataGTTACTGTCGAAAACAAAACCTTGAAGACCACATGAGAACTCACagtggagagaagcctttcccCTGCAATCAGTGTGGTAAGAGCTTCTCAATAAAAGGAAATCTACAGactcacatgagaattcacaccggagagaagccgttcacctgccaacagtgtgggaagagttttAGCCGTAAATCAAGCCTTAAAACCCACATTAGAGATCATACTGGAGAAAACTCagtcacctgccaacagtgtggggACAGTTTCAATCGAAAATCAAGCCTTGAAGTCCACATGAGAACTCAcaatggagagaagcctttcacctgcCATCAGTGTGGAAACTGTTTCAATCAAAAAGGAAACTTTAATGTCCATATGAAACTTCACagtggagagaagcctttcatcTGCAATCAATGTGGGAAGAGCTTCTCTATAAAAGGAAATCTACAGactcacatgagaattcacaccggagagaagccgttcccatgtgatcagtgtggaaagagtttcagatGTAAATTAACTCTTAAAACCCACACGAGGACTCACTCAAGAGAGTTTGTTTGTCATCAGTGCAAGAGAAGCTTCACAGACAGCAAACGCCTGAAGaatcatgttaaaaaaaatcacactggAGAGAATCCTCTCGTGTGCCTTCACTGTGGAATGACCTGCAAAAACAAAGGAAAACTTGAGGTTCACATGAGAGATCACACTGAGAAGACGTTGACCTGCCCTCAGTGTGACGCAAGTTTCACATATCAGAGAGACTTGAAACAGCATCTGCTCACTCATTCTGGAAAGAAACTCAAAAGTTCCAAGTCTGCAAgagatttagaaaaaaatagcAATTTCAAAAATCACCAGTAA